A region from the Tsuneonella mangrovi genome encodes:
- a CDS encoding lipopolysaccharide biosynthesis protein has product MNKNQTSPVEQAEATAETGLALRVRSALAWRWGSQVLAQVITWASTIAVVRLLSPADYGLFAMSQAVVTALAFLNGQSFATSLIQTDRIDKRRIGQVFGLLLLLNGTLATIQFLFAPVAARYYGEPLIADMLRVQSILFLTIPFSALPGELLAREIDFKKPGIVNLASAAVGAASALTLAWLGFGVWALVYAPILMFVTRAIGINIATRALVMPVFDFRGAGDLVTFGGALTICQLFWIVQSQSDIVIAGRAFAPHELGLYSESLFLTLIITGRFLPPINEVAFPTYAELHKKGRPLGEFFLRIQRMVLLIVAPAYVGLSLVAAPAVDTLFGPKWTAMAPIVAGLALAMPAFALQIVCSPATNGMGNPRTYLKTNGFGAVLFPILFLFGITYGPTGLVYAWWIGAPTLLAFTLALTLPQIGVTWRSLIEAWTPAILATAAMAAAVLAVRAHLPAMPAPAALALLAATGAIAYLATLLVIARPLLGEITEFVMQRKIAAA; this is encoded by the coding sequence ATGAACAAGAACCAGACATCCCCGGTCGAGCAAGCCGAAGCCACCGCCGAGACCGGGCTGGCCCTGCGCGTGCGCAGTGCGCTGGCATGGCGCTGGGGTTCGCAGGTGCTGGCGCAGGTCATCACCTGGGCTTCGACCATCGCGGTCGTCCGGCTGCTCTCGCCGGCAGACTACGGCCTGTTTGCGATGAGCCAGGCGGTGGTGACCGCCCTCGCCTTTCTCAACGGGCAGAGTTTCGCCACATCGTTGATCCAGACCGACCGGATCGACAAGCGGCGAATCGGCCAGGTGTTCGGCCTGCTCCTGTTGCTCAACGGCACGTTGGCGACGATCCAGTTCCTGTTCGCACCGGTGGCCGCGCGCTATTATGGCGAACCGCTGATCGCCGACATGCTGCGCGTGCAGTCGATCCTGTTCCTCACGATTCCGTTTTCCGCGCTGCCGGGCGAACTGCTCGCGCGCGAGATCGACTTCAAGAAGCCCGGCATCGTCAACCTCGCAAGCGCGGCGGTGGGAGCCGCCAGCGCATTGACGCTCGCGTGGCTCGGGTTCGGCGTGTGGGCGCTGGTCTATGCCCCGATCCTGATGTTCGTGACCCGCGCGATCGGGATCAATATCGCTACCCGCGCGCTGGTCATGCCGGTGTTCGATTTTCGCGGCGCAGGCGACCTTGTGACGTTCGGCGGCGCGCTGACGATCTGCCAGCTGTTCTGGATCGTCCAGAGCCAGAGCGATATCGTCATTGCCGGTCGTGCATTCGCCCCGCACGAGCTGGGGCTCTATTCCGAATCGCTGTTCCTGACGCTGATCATAACCGGGCGCTTCCTGCCGCCGATCAACGAAGTAGCCTTCCCGACCTATGCCGAGCTCCACAAGAAGGGGCGGCCGCTCGGCGAGTTCTTCCTGCGGATCCAGCGGATGGTGCTGCTGATCGTCGCGCCGGCCTATGTCGGGCTTTCGCTCGTCGCCGCTCCGGCGGTCGATACGTTGTTCGGCCCCAAGTGGACCGCGATGGCCCCGATCGTGGCGGGTTTGGCGCTCGCCATGCCCGCGTTCGCACTGCAGATCGTGTGCAGCCCGGCGACCAACGGGATGGGCAATCCGCGCACCTACCTGAAGACCAATGGCTTCGGCGCGGTGCTTTTCCCGATCCTGTTCCTGTTCGGCATTACATATGGGCCGACCGGGCTAGTCTATGCCTGGTGGATCGGCGCGCCCACGCTGCTGGCATTCACGCTGGCGCTGACCCTGCCGCAGATCGGAGTAACCTGGCGGTCCTTGATCGAGGCATGGACGCCTGCGATTCTCGCGACCGCGGCCATGGCCGCCGCCGTTCTGGCGGTCCGTGCGCACCTGCCCGCGATGCCTGCACCCGCCGCGCTCGCCCTGCTCGCAGCAACCGGCGCGATCGCTTACCTTGCTACGCTGCTGGTAATCGCACGCCCGCTGCTGGGCGAGATCACCGAGTTCGTGATGCAGCGGAAAATCGCCGCCGCCTGA
- a CDS encoding ABCB family ABC transporter ATP-binding protein/permease — protein sequence MPPENSSSATADYDGWATLKRFIPYLWPREKPELRWRIIAAVVLILATTGTQLGLPFLLKWAVDAMNVTGPRVMQLAMLTVLAYAAGRFGSVAFNNLRNIVFERVGQDATRALAENVFERLHLLSLRFHLSRRTGEVTKTIERGTKSIDTMLYFMLFNIAPTVLQLAVIAVIFYFEFGWGLVGATALSIVAYIWLTRTITEWRNKLRAEMNRLDGHALARAVDSLLNYETVKYFGAEQREQCRYAEATSAYANAAVKSENSLGLLNIAQALVTNLLMAGAMALTVYGWWQGKYSAGQLVFVQAQLTQLFRPLDMLGMVYRTIRQGLIDMAAMFALIDTDVEVKDAPGAPALVVRRPSLAFEDVWFGYDEDRTILHGLSFEVEAGMRVALVGPSGAGKSTIARLLFRFYDPWRGRILIDGQDIAQVTQQSLRAAIGIVPQDSVLFNDTIGYNIAYGRDDANMRDVEAAAKGAAIADFINRLPQGYDTEVGERGLKLSGGEKQRVAIARTLVKDPPILLLDEATSALDTRTEQEILKTLRTVAERRTTLSIAHRLSTIADADTILVLDQGRLAEQGHHAELLGRGGLYAEMWTRQQAESDEQAEAAE from the coding sequence ATGCCACCAGAAAACAGCTCCTCCGCAACCGCCGATTACGACGGTTGGGCCACGCTGAAGCGGTTCATCCCGTATTTGTGGCCGCGCGAAAAGCCCGAGCTGCGCTGGCGCATTATTGCGGCCGTAGTGCTGATCCTTGCCACCACCGGCACTCAGCTGGGCCTGCCGTTCCTGCTCAAGTGGGCGGTCGACGCAATGAACGTGACAGGGCCCCGGGTCATGCAATTGGCGATGCTGACCGTGCTCGCTTATGCCGCCGGGCGTTTCGGCTCGGTCGCGTTCAACAACCTGCGCAACATCGTGTTCGAGCGAGTCGGACAGGACGCAACCCGCGCGCTGGCCGAAAACGTGTTCGAGCGGCTGCACCTGCTCTCGCTGCGCTTCCACCTCTCGCGCCGCACCGGCGAAGTCACCAAGACGATCGAGCGCGGCACCAAGAGCATCGACACGATGCTCTACTTCATGCTGTTCAACATCGCCCCCACGGTGCTGCAGCTCGCGGTGATCGCGGTGATCTTCTATTTCGAATTCGGCTGGGGGCTGGTCGGCGCGACTGCCTTGTCGATCGTCGCCTATATCTGGCTGACCCGCACGATAACCGAATGGCGCAACAAGCTGCGGGCGGAAATGAACCGGCTCGACGGGCACGCGCTGGCGCGTGCCGTCGATTCGCTGCTCAATTACGAGACCGTGAAATACTTTGGTGCCGAGCAGCGCGAGCAGTGCCGCTATGCCGAAGCGACGAGCGCTTACGCAAACGCTGCCGTCAAAAGCGAGAACAGCCTCGGCCTGCTCAATATCGCGCAAGCGCTGGTCACCAACCTCCTCATGGCCGGCGCGATGGCGCTGACCGTCTACGGCTGGTGGCAGGGCAAATACAGCGCGGGGCAACTGGTGTTCGTGCAGGCGCAGCTGACCCAGCTGTTCCGCCCGCTCGACATGCTCGGAATGGTCTATCGCACGATCCGCCAGGGGCTGATCGACATGGCGGCGATGTTCGCGCTGATCGATACCGACGTGGAAGTGAAGGACGCGCCGGGCGCACCGGCGCTTGTCGTGCGGCGCCCCAGCCTGGCGTTCGAGGACGTGTGGTTCGGCTATGACGAGGACCGCACGATCCTCCATGGCCTCAGCTTCGAAGTCGAAGCGGGCATGCGCGTCGCGCTGGTCGGCCCGTCAGGCGCGGGCAAGAGCACCATCGCACGCCTGCTGTTCCGCTTTTACGACCCGTGGCGCGGCCGCATCCTGATCGACGGGCAGGACATCGCGCAAGTGACGCAGCAATCGCTGCGCGCGGCGATCGGGATCGTCCCGCAGGACAGCGTGCTGTTCAACGATACCATCGGCTACAACATCGCCTACGGCCGCGACGACGCGAACATGCGCGATGTCGAGGCGGCAGCAAAGGGAGCGGCGATCGCGGACTTCATCAACCGCCTGCCACAGGGTTACGATACCGAAGTCGGTGAGCGCGGGCTCAAGCTTTCGGGCGGCGAGAAACAGCGGGTCGCGATTGCCCGCACGCTGGTAAAGGACCCGCCGATCCTGCTGCTCGACGAAGCGACCAGCGCCCTCGACACGCGCACCGAGCAGGAAATTCTCAAGACGCTGCGCACCGTCGCTGAGCGCCGCACCACGCTGTCGATCGCGCACCGCCTGTCGACTATCGCCGATGCCGACACGATCCTGGTGCTCGACCAAGGTCGGTTGGCCGAACAGGGCCATCACGCGGAATTGCTTGGACGCGGGGGACTTTACGCCGAAATGTGGACGCGCCAGCAGGCCGAAAGCGACGAACAGGCCGAAGCGGCGGAATGA
- a CDS encoding retroviral-like aspartic protease family protein: protein MAHPLAFAAGLLLAAATSGAATTERIDPGPLVQPTEPGEQVMVSAERDPYMRMTVPVTIEGQGPFQFMVDTGAQATVVTPELRDQLKLPSLGTAIVVGMASTKQVELVRLDGLKFADHVFDALHVPLLEEQHIGADGILGLDSLQDLRVLIDFRKDTIEVANAKQLGGNIGYEIIVRARRKLGRLVITDALVDGVRTSIIIDTGSQSTIANKALQRRLHSRKQREIAASDVMGAKIWGDQGTVGKITVGEMSLTNVPIMFVDAPTFAALGLANRPALVLGMENLRLFDRVAIDFAERKVLFDMPRGTEVMSHL, encoded by the coding sequence ATGGCCCATCCGCTAGCGTTCGCAGCAGGGCTGTTGCTTGCCGCAGCAACTTCGGGTGCTGCCACCACGGAACGAATCGATCCAGGCCCACTGGTGCAACCCACCGAGCCCGGCGAGCAGGTAATGGTGTCGGCCGAGCGCGATCCCTATATGCGCATGACGGTGCCGGTGACGATCGAGGGCCAGGGCCCATTCCAGTTCATGGTAGACACCGGGGCGCAGGCGACCGTCGTAACGCCCGAATTGCGCGACCAGCTCAAATTGCCGTCGCTCGGGACAGCGATCGTCGTCGGGATGGCCAGCACCAAGCAGGTCGAGCTGGTGCGCCTCGATGGGCTGAAATTCGCCGACCATGTGTTCGATGCCCTTCACGTACCCCTCCTCGAGGAACAGCATATCGGTGCCGACGGCATCCTTGGCCTCGACAGCCTGCAGGATTTGCGAGTGCTGATCGACTTCCGGAAGGACACGATCGAAGTCGCGAATGCCAAACAGCTTGGCGGAAACATTGGCTACGAGATCATCGTCCGCGCGCGCCGCAAGCTCGGTCGTCTGGTGATAACCGATGCGTTGGTCGATGGAGTCCGAACGTCGATAATCATCGACACCGGATCGCAATCGACGATCGCCAATAAAGCGCTGCAACGGCGCCTGCATTCCCGCAAGCAGAGGGAAATCGCCGCAAGCGATGTGATGGGCGCGAAGATCTGGGGAGACCAGGGCACGGTCGGCAAGATCACCGTCGGCGAGATGTCGCTCACTAACGTGCCGATCATGTTCGTGGATGCCCCGACATTCGCAGCACTCGGCCTGGCCAATCGCCCTGCACTCGTGCTCGGAATGGAAAACCTGCGCCTGTTCGACCGGGTGGCGATCGACTTCGCCGAACGCAAGGTGCTGTTCGACATGCCGCGCGGGACCGAGGTCATGTCGCACCTTTGA